In one Pseudomonas fitomaticsae genomic region, the following are encoded:
- the fabA gene encoding 3-hydroxyacyl-[acyl-carrier-protein] dehydratase FabA codes for MTKQNAFTREDLLRCSRGELFGPGNAQLPAPNMLMVDRITLISEEGGKYGKGELVAELDINPDLWFFACHFEGDPVMPGCLGLDAMWQLVGFFLGWQGLPGRGRALGSGEVKFFGQVLPTAKKVTYNIHIKRVLKGKLNLAIADGSVTVDGREIYTAEGLRVGVFTSTDNF; via the coding sequence ATGACCAAACAAAACGCCTTTACTCGGGAAGACCTGCTGCGCTGCAGTCGCGGTGAGCTGTTCGGCCCAGGTAACGCGCAACTGCCCGCCCCGAACATGCTGATGGTGGATCGCATCACCCTGATCAGCGAAGAAGGCGGCAAGTACGGCAAAGGTGAATTGGTCGCCGAGCTGGATATCAACCCTGACCTGTGGTTCTTCGCGTGCCACTTCGAAGGCGATCCGGTGATGCCGGGCTGCCTGGGTCTGGACGCCATGTGGCAACTGGTCGGTTTCTTCCTGGGCTGGCAAGGCCTGCCGGGCCGTGGCCGTGCGCTGGGTTCGGGCGAAGTGAAATTCTTCGGCCAGGTCCTGCCGACCGCCAAGAAAGTCACCTACAACATTCATATCAAGCGCGTCCTCAAGGGCAAGCTGAACCTGGCCATTGCCGACGGTTCGGTGACTGTCGACGGTCGCGAAATCTACACCGCCGAAGGCCTTCGCGTCGGCGTGTTCACCTCCACTGACAACTTCTAA
- a CDS encoding DUF2058 domain-containing protein, whose amino-acid sequence MSLSLRDQLLKAGLVNQKQAKQVSKDKQKQQRLAHKGQIELDDSQQRAAQEAQAEKVKRDQELNRQQQEKAEAKARAAQVKQLIEVSRLPKLTTEDYYNFVDDKKVKRISVNTLMRNKLSSGSLAIVHHAGGYEVIPREAALKIQERDPQRIVQLNEKVEEVNAEDDPYAAYVIPDDLMW is encoded by the coding sequence ATGAGCCTTTCCCTTCGCGACCAGTTGCTCAAGGCAGGACTGGTCAACCAAAAGCAGGCCAAACAGGTCAGCAAAGACAAACAGAAGCAACAACGCCTGGCCCACAAGGGCCAGATCGAACTGGACGACTCCCAGCAGCGTGCTGCCCAGGAAGCCCAGGCCGAGAAGGTCAAGCGCGACCAGGAGCTGAACCGTCAGCAGCAGGAGAAGGCGGAAGCCAAGGCCCGCGCCGCGCAGGTCAAGCAGTTGATCGAAGTCTCGCGTCTGCCGAAGCTGACCACCGAGGACTACTACAACTTCGTTGACGACAAGAAGGTCAAGCGCATCTCGGTCAACACGCTGATGCGCAACAAGCTCAGCAGCGGCTCGCTGGCGATCGTGCACCATGCCGGCGGCTACGAAGTGATTCCTCGCGAGGCGGCCCTGAAGATCCAGGAGCGCGATCCTCAGCGCATCGTGCAGCTCAACGAGAAGGTCGAAGAGGTCAATGCCGAGGACGATCCGTACGCGGCTTATGTGATCCCGGACGACCTGATGTGGTAA
- the fabB gene encoding beta-ketoacyl-ACP synthase I — translation MRRVVITGLGIVSCLGNDKETVSANLRASRPGIRFNPEYAEMGLRSQVSGSIDLNLEELIDRKIYRFVGHAAAYAYLAMKDAIADSGLTEEQVSNPRTGLIAGSGGASTLNQMEALDILREKGVKRVGPYRVTRTMSSTVSACLATPFKIKGLNYSIASACATSAHCIGTAMEQIQMGKQDIVFAGGGEEEHWSQSFLFDAMGALSSKRNDTPEQASRAYDADRDGFVIAGGGGMVVVEELEHALARGAKIYAEIVGYGATSDGYDMVAPSGEGAIRCMQQALSTVDTPIDYLNTHGTSTPVGDVAEMKGVREVFGDKAPAISSTKSLSGHSLGAAGVHEAIYCMLMMEGNFIAGSANIDELDPEVADLPVLTKTRENATINTVMSNSFGFGGTNATLVLKRWEGK, via the coding sequence ATGCGCCGCGTCGTTATCACTGGTCTGGGCATCGTTTCGTGCCTGGGCAATGACAAAGAGACCGTCTCCGCTAACCTGCGTGCAAGCCGCCCTGGCATCCGGTTCAACCCGGAATATGCCGAAATGGGTCTGCGTAGCCAGGTTTCCGGCTCCATCGACCTCAACCTTGAAGAGCTGATCGATCGCAAGATCTATCGCTTCGTCGGCCACGCAGCGGCTTACGCCTACCTGGCCATGAAAGACGCCATCGCTGACTCCGGCCTGACCGAAGAGCAGGTGTCCAACCCGCGTACCGGCCTGATCGCAGGTTCCGGCGGCGCGTCGACCCTGAACCAGATGGAAGCGCTGGACATCCTGCGCGAGAAAGGCGTCAAGCGCGTCGGCCCATACCGTGTAACGCGGACCATGAGCAGCACCGTTTCGGCATGCCTGGCCACCCCGTTCAAGATCAAGGGCCTGAACTACTCCATCGCTTCTGCCTGCGCCACCAGTGCTCACTGCATCGGTACCGCCATGGAACAGATCCAGATGGGCAAACAGGACATTGTTTTCGCCGGTGGCGGTGAAGAAGAGCACTGGAGCCAGTCGTTCCTGTTCGACGCGATGGGCGCCCTGTCCAGCAAGCGTAACGACACTCCGGAACAAGCTTCCCGCGCCTACGACGCTGACCGTGACGGTTTCGTCATCGCTGGCGGTGGCGGCATGGTGGTGGTCGAGGAGCTGGAACACGCTCTGGCCCGTGGCGCGAAGATCTACGCGGAAATCGTTGGCTACGGCGCGACTTCCGACGGCTACGACATGGTGGCTCCAAGCGGCGAAGGCGCAATCCGCTGCATGCAGCAGGCGCTGTCCACCGTCGACACCCCGATCGACTACCTGAACACCCACGGCACTTCGACTCCGGTCGGCGACGTTGCGGAAATGAAAGGTGTGCGTGAAGTGTTCGGCGACAAGGCCCCGGCCATCAGCTCCACCAAGAGCCTGTCGGGTCACTCCCTGGGCGCCGCCGGCGTTCACGAAGCGATCTATTGCATGCTGATGATGGAAGGCAACTTCATCGCCGGTTCCGCCAACATCGACGAACTGGACCCTGAAGTGGCCGATCTGCCGGTGCTGACCAAGACCCGCGAGAACGCCACCATCAACACCGTGATGAGCAACAGCTTCGGCTTCGGTGGCACCAACGCCACCCTCGTGCTGAAGCGCTGGGAAGGCAAGTAA